A single Endozoicomonas sp. NE40 DNA region contains:
- the ushA gene encoding bifunctional UDP-sugar hydrolase/5'-nucleotidase UshA: protein MLRQRLVSLFLMGIALLLIGCANDQPVPTSEKLKSVKFTVVHTNDNHGKFWRNRHGEMGMAARKTLIDRIRRDVENEGGKVLVLSAGDVNTGVPESDIQQAKPDFIGMNMIGYDAMALGNHEFDNPLDVLLEQERWADFPFLAANIFYKNDDNLLFRPYIMRNLKGVRVAILGLTTEDTEALVMQDNVKDIYFTNAVSAAKEWVPKLKRDEKADVVIALTHIGHYLNAQYGSNAPGDVTLAKDVNGIDIIVGGHSQNKMEKPDIKNSTYILQAWEWGKYVGRADFVYYYVDNFDGKGNRSGVLKMVNYRLIPVNLKRQVLVDGKSEWVSIEPEIPEDPDVLRVLKVYQDKASKMLLRNVGELDKSMPGERELVRSRPAAIGVLIARAQMEKTKADLGVVNGGGIRTGLPAGNITEKDVLSVQPFGNMVCFLEMNGTELKHFVEDIASIEPGNGGFAHFSDNVRLTIAGGDNLTRLEINGKPVQKDKTYRLAINEFSAGGGDKWPEIDNNPTFINTGYTDAVVLKEYIQKHSPLKRVNFEPQTGDIVRK, encoded by the coding sequence ATGCTCAGACAGCGCCTTGTGTCTCTATTTCTGATGGGTATTGCATTATTACTTATCGGTTGTGCGAACGACCAACCTGTCCCTACATCAGAAAAGCTGAAGTCTGTAAAATTTACTGTTGTCCATACCAACGACAATCATGGGAAGTTCTGGAGAAACCGTCACGGTGAAATGGGAATGGCAGCCCGCAAAACCCTGATTGACCGCATTCGCAGGGACGTTGAAAACGAAGGCGGAAAGGTGCTGGTGCTGTCTGCGGGCGATGTGAATACCGGTGTGCCAGAGTCTGATATTCAGCAGGCTAAGCCAGATTTTATTGGTATGAATATGATCGGCTACGACGCCATGGCGCTGGGCAACCATGAGTTTGATAACCCTCTGGATGTGTTACTGGAACAGGAACGCTGGGCTGACTTCCCTTTTCTGGCTGCCAACATTTTCTATAAAAACGACGATAACCTTCTGTTCAGACCCTACATCATGAGAAACCTTAAAGGGGTTCGGGTCGCTATCCTGGGGCTGACCACTGAAGACACCGAAGCTCTGGTGATGCAGGACAATGTGAAAGATATCTATTTCACCAATGCCGTGAGTGCGGCAAAAGAGTGGGTGCCTAAGCTGAAAAGGGACGAAAAAGCGGATGTTGTCATTGCCCTCACGCATATTGGTCATTACCTCAATGCACAATATGGCTCCAATGCGCCCGGTGATGTGACTCTGGCAAAAGACGTCAATGGTATAGATATTATTGTGGGCGGACACTCTCAGAACAAAATGGAAAAGCCGGATATCAAGAACAGCACGTATATCCTGCAGGCATGGGAATGGGGCAAGTATGTAGGGCGAGCTGATTTCGTGTACTACTACGTTGATAACTTTGACGGTAAAGGAAACCGTAGTGGTGTATTGAAAATGGTCAACTACCGGTTGATTCCTGTGAACCTGAAAAGGCAGGTTCTGGTGGACGGCAAAAGTGAGTGGGTTAGCATTGAGCCGGAGATTCCGGAAGACCCTGATGTGTTGAGAGTGCTGAAGGTTTATCAGGATAAAGCGTCAAAAATGCTGCTGCGAAACGTTGGCGAACTGGATAAATCTATGCCCGGAGAGCGTGAACTTGTTCGTAGCCGCCCTGCTGCTATTGGGGTGTTAATTGCCAGGGCGCAAATGGAGAAAACAAAAGCAGACCTGGGCGTTGTAAACGGCGGAGGCATCCGGACCGGCCTGCCTGCTGGCAACATTACTGAAAAGGATGTTCTGAGTGTTCAGCCATTTGGCAATATGGTTTGTTTCCTGGAGATGAATGGCACAGAGCTGAAACACTTTGTAGAAGACATTGCCAGTATTGAACCAGGCAATGGCGGCTTCGCTCATTTCAGCGACAACGTTCGTTTGACTATCGCGGGTGGCGATAATCTGACCCGACTTGAGATCAATGGGAAGCCTGTTCAGAAAGACAAAACCTATCGACTGGCGATCAATGAATTCTCAGCCGGTGGCGGCGATAAATGGCCTGAAATTGATAACAATCCGACATTTATCAATACCGGCTATACCGATGCAGTGGTGCTGAAGGAATACATTCAGAAACATTCACCGTTGAAGCGGGTTAATTTTGAGCCGCAGACGGGGGACATCGTCAGGAAGTGA
- a CDS encoding OprD family outer membrane porin codes for MIASGSCLAVTGTPFIDDGAIDGKIRTVYYDVENTYSKDQGVKPYRAGAWTGGLHLNVRSGYLGDLFAVGGSFYGAAKLHYDKDRFKDSYQLLKTGKNGKQEGFSKLGQAWFELKCEQEGNPFSGRLKVGRQSLYTGLVSSSGSRTVPSTWEGVNLNTRLYETQFKFAWVNKISLRNEDKFNRIENFNGRRIDYILAAELAHTSDLTNQQSLELKYRNAFSKSFLQAHNAEINWKTPLSETMNLRLGGIVFHTRKDGNLWSGEVFGKKSFDDKATAGNLNATLTVGSWSFDAAVSTFKAESKTHKFRADNGALYAAPAVYYYDLGKNTHGIWGMPTSPFAEDMLYDGETVWMAGVSYDFSSLGAKGLHLGYGYFYGSGMDVIVSDKKSSKKVGVSENEHDIWVKYIFPQKVLKGLEFKLEYGIYRNDRELMKAINKEENDLRVWLDYNFVIF; via the coding sequence ATGATAGCTTCCGGCAGTTGTCTGGCCGTCACCGGTACGCCGTTTATAGACGACGGAGCAATAGACGGCAAAATTCGTACGGTGTACTACGACGTAGAAAACACTTACAGCAAAGACCAGGGGGTCAAACCCTACCGGGCAGGTGCCTGGACCGGAGGTTTGCACCTGAATGTACGCTCAGGTTACCTCGGTGACCTGTTCGCTGTTGGTGGCTCATTCTATGGCGCGGCGAAGCTCCATTACGACAAAGACCGGTTCAAAGATTCCTACCAGCTGTTAAAAACCGGTAAAAACGGCAAGCAGGAAGGGTTTTCCAAACTGGGCCAGGCCTGGTTTGAACTGAAATGTGAACAGGAAGGCAACCCGTTCTCCGGCAGGCTGAAAGTGGGTCGCCAGTCGCTATACACAGGGCTGGTTTCAAGCTCTGGTTCACGTACCGTTCCCAGTACCTGGGAAGGGGTTAACCTGAACACCCGGTTGTATGAAACACAGTTCAAGTTTGCCTGGGTGAATAAAATATCCCTGCGAAACGAGGACAAATTCAACAGGATCGAAAACTTCAACGGAAGAAGAATTGATTATATCCTGGCTGCCGAGCTGGCCCATACCTCTGACCTGACCAACCAGCAGAGTCTGGAGCTGAAATACCGCAACGCTTTTTCCAAAAGCTTCCTGCAGGCACATAATGCCGAAATCAACTGGAAAACCCCGTTATCCGAAACCATGAATCTCCGGTTAGGAGGAATAGTGTTCCACACCAGGAAAGACGGCAACCTGTGGTCAGGCGAAGTATTTGGTAAAAAATCATTTGACGACAAAGCGACAGCAGGCAACCTGAATGCCACCCTGACCGTTGGCAGCTGGAGTTTTGATGCCGCAGTCAGCACATTTAAGGCTGAGTCAAAAACCCACAAGTTCCGGGCAGACAACGGCGCATTGTATGCTGCGCCAGCCGTGTATTATTACGACCTCGGCAAAAATACACACGGTATCTGGGGAATGCCGACCAGCCCTTTTGCTGAAGATATGCTGTACGATGGCGAAACCGTCTGGATGGCAGGCGTCAGCTATGACTTTTCCTCTCTTGGAGCCAAAGGCTTACACCTGGGCTATGGCTATTTCTATGGTTCTGGCATGGACGTAATTGTTTCTGACAAAAAAAGCAGCAAAAAGGTGGGAGTCTCTGAGAACGAACACGATATATGGGTCAAATACATTTTCCCGCAGAAGGTGCTGAAAGGTCTGGAGTTCAAGCTAGAATACGGCATCTATCGAAATGACAGGGAGCTGATGAAAGCGATCAACAAAGAGGAAAATGATCTGCGGGTCTGGCTGGATTACAATTTTGTGATTTTTTAG
- a CDS encoding VF530 family protein, which yields MQLQQPNNPLHGITLEKIVTDLQSHFGWKNLGQLINIGCFTHEPSVKSSLKFLRRTPWAREKVEKLYIETFAEN from the coding sequence ATGCAGTTGCAACAACCTAACAACCCCCTCCACGGAATTACCCTGGAAAAAATAGTCACGGACCTTCAGTCACATTTTGGCTGGAAAAACCTCGGGCAATTGATCAACATCGGGTGCTTTACCCATGAGCCTTCTGTTAAATCCAGCCTGAAGTTCCTTCGCCGAACCCCATGGGCGCGGGAAAAGGTTGAGAAGCTTTATATAGAAACGTTTGCGGAAAATTAA